In a genomic window of Gemmatimonadota bacterium:
- a CDS encoding peptidylprolyl isomerase — protein MTTEAGTIEILLDPVRAPVTVANFMRYVDAGQYNGGVFHRTVTMDNQPNNDVKIEVIQGAVNPDYRDDSYPPNSGFDPIPLERTSTTGLKHVDGAISMARMGPDTATSGFFFCIGDQPELDFGGKRNPDGQGFAAFGRVTRGMDVIRKIQMSPRENQRLMPPVVITKVERKTR, from the coding sequence ATGACCACGGAAGCGGGGACCATCGAAATCTTGCTCGATCCGGTCCGGGCGCCGGTTACCGTGGCGAATTTCATGCGGTACGTGGATGCCGGACAGTACAACGGCGGGGTGTTCCACCGGACGGTGACCATGGACAACCAGCCGAACAACGATGTGAAGATCGAGGTGATACAGGGCGCCGTAAACCCCGATTACCGGGACGACAGCTATCCGCCCAACAGCGGATTCGATCCGATTCCCCTCGAACGGACCTCCACGACCGGACTGAAGCACGTCGACGGGGCCATCTCCATGGCGCGCATGGGGCCCGACACGGCAACCTCCGGGTTTTTCTTCTGCATCGGCGACCAGCCCGAACTGGATTTCGGCGGCAAACGCAATCCGGACGGGCAGGGATTCGCCGCCTTCGGCCGCGTGACCCGGGGCATGGACGTGATCCGGAAGATCCAGATGTCCCCCCGCGAAAACCAGCGTCTCATGCCGCCGGTCGTGATCACCAAAGTAGAGCGAAAGACCAGGTAG
- a CDS encoding peptidase M14 family protein yields the protein MADRVERPESFFGFRLGDDRKMARWDRIAEYFYLLNQQSEDIRVVNLGPTTEGNPFLMAIITSAENQARLEELREVNGRIADPRGLSNIEIDGLVQEGKVIVCQSMSLHANEIAATQMAPQLAYNLVTGEDEATKHILENVIFLMVPCFNPDGQLMVTDWYNEHLGTDYEGCDLPWLYHRYCGHDNNRDAFMLNLVESKYMARIMFQDWHPHVFQDHHEMGGYQPRLFVCPYCEPIHPHADPLVWREINWYGAHMVYKLEEAGHQGVISGAMFPAWYHMGFHWLGNYHNIASLLSETAQAKLASPLYVHPHQLRGEDGNTLHTLPHYKPQTNFPNPWPGGWWRLRDMVDQQLVAATGIMDIAARCRETVLRNAVQKALHQTQRGREDDSAGFFIRPDQHDPAVVTLLVNALLRQGIDVQRTRTRATVGSRVYPAGTWFIPNAQPKRGVVKTLLERTFWPDDAWARKADGSPTRIFDTTTDTLAEMMGVRAEPADVPHAALDVEALNLDAVTEPAPANGAVTGDGAHGMAIDPRFNAAFAAVNAALVAGADVCRATGPVSVGGQGMSPMPPGAFIVSGIDQARSEEIVRDAGAAGYRLEDPVEGEPVGPPRIAMYQRYWGGNMPEGWTRMTLEQSGFSYRSVRDADIRDGLSNLCDAFILPDDTMDMMAGTEQEIERRLKTVPQPEKYRSALGESEIEAIGAFVEKGGTLVAVGRACQFPIEKFGLHITDVTAGLPESAFFCPGSTLRIRVDNTHRLGYGMPERALAMHRGSPVYSINPSHFNDRYEVVAAYPEKDVLESGWLIGEEHIAGKPAMISVRHGEGRIVLYGFQVNFRNQTHGTFKLLFNALYGS from the coding sequence ATGGCCGATCGCGTTGAGCGGCCGGAATCCTTTTTCGGCTTCCGGCTCGGCGACGACCGCAAGATGGCCCGCTGGGACCGCATCGCGGAGTATTTCTACCTGCTGAACCAGCAGAGCGAGGACATCCGCGTGGTCAACCTGGGTCCTACCACGGAGGGCAACCCCTTCCTGATGGCCATCATCACCTCCGCGGAGAACCAGGCCAGGCTGGAGGAGCTTCGGGAGGTCAACGGGCGGATCGCCGATCCGAGGGGCCTTTCCAATATCGAAATCGACGGCCTGGTGCAGGAAGGCAAGGTCATCGTCTGCCAGTCCATGAGCCTCCACGCCAATGAAATCGCCGCGACGCAGATGGCGCCTCAGCTTGCGTACAACCTGGTGACGGGCGAAGACGAGGCCACGAAGCACATCCTGGAAAACGTGATCTTCCTGATGGTGCCCTGCTTCAATCCAGACGGGCAACTCATGGTGACCGACTGGTACAACGAGCACCTGGGCACGGACTACGAGGGATGCGACCTGCCCTGGCTGTATCACCGGTACTGCGGCCACGACAACAACCGGGACGCCTTCATGCTGAACCTGGTGGAATCGAAGTACATGGCCCGGATCATGTTCCAGGACTGGCATCCCCACGTATTCCAGGACCACCACGAAATGGGCGGCTATCAGCCCCGCCTGTTCGTCTGCCCCTATTGCGAACCCATTCATCCCCACGCCGACCCGCTCGTATGGCGCGAGATCAACTGGTACGGGGCCCACATGGTCTACAAGCTGGAGGAAGCGGGCCACCAGGGCGTCATCAGCGGCGCCATGTTCCCGGCCTGGTACCATATGGGGTTTCACTGGCTCGGCAACTACCACAACATCGCGAGCCTGCTTTCCGAAACGGCCCAGGCGAAACTGGCCAGTCCCCTCTACGTGCATCCCCATCAGCTCAGGGGCGAGGACGGAAACACCCTGCACACGCTGCCCCATTACAAGCCGCAGACCAATTTCCCGAATCCATGGCCGGGGGGCTGGTGGCGGTTGCGCGACATGGTGGACCAGCAGCTCGTCGCCGCCACCGGAATCATGGATATCGCGGCACGGTGCCGGGAAACGGTGCTGCGGAACGCCGTGCAGAAGGCCCTGCATCAGACCCAGAGGGGCCGGGAAGACGATTCCGCGGGTTTCTTCATCCGCCCTGACCAGCACGATCCGGCGGTCGTGACCCTCCTCGTGAACGCCCTGCTTCGCCAGGGCATCGACGTGCAGCGAACCCGGACCCGGGCGACGGTGGGAAGCCGGGTCTATCCCGCCGGTACCTGGTTCATTCCCAATGCCCAGCCCAAGCGCGGCGTGGTCAAGACGCTGCTGGAGCGGACCTTCTGGCCGGACGACGCCTGGGCGCGCAAGGCCGACGGCTCCCCCACCAGGATCTTCGACACGACGACGGACACGCTGGCGGAGATGATGGGCGTCCGCGCAGAACCCGCGGATGTGCCCCACGCAGCCCTGGACGTGGAAGCCCTGAACCTGGATGCCGTGACCGAACCGGCGCCGGCGAACGGTGCGGTGACCGGCGACGGCGCGCACGGCATGGCCATCGACCCCCGTTTTAACGCCGCCTTCGCCGCAGTCAACGCGGCGCTCGTTGCGGGCGCGGATGTCTGCCGTGCCACCGGCCCCGTGTCCGTGGGCGGCCAAGGCATGTCGCCCATGCCGCCCGGCGCCTTTATCGTCAGCGGGATCGACCAGGCGAGGTCCGAGGAGATCGTCCGGGATGCCGGCGCCGCGGGCTACCGCCTCGAAGATCCGGTGGAAGGCGAACCCGTCGGGCCGCCGCGCATCGCCATGTACCAGCGGTACTGGGGCGGCAACATGCCCGAAGGCTGGACCCGCATGACGCTGGAGCAGTCGGGTTTTTCCTACCGCTCCGTACGGGACGCCGATATCCGGGACGGCCTCAGCAACCTCTGCGACGCGTTCATCCTGCCCGACGACACGATGGACATGATGGCCGGCACGGAACAGGAGATCGAAAGACGCCTGAAGACCGTGCCCCAGCCCGAAAAGTACCGCAGCGCCCTGGGCGAATCGGAAATCGAGGCCATCGGCGCCTTCGTGGAGAAAGGCGGCACGCTCGTGGCCGTCGGCCGCGCGTGCCAGTTTCCCATCGAGAAGTTCGGCCTCCACATCACCGACGTAACGGCCGGACTGCCGGAAAGCGCGTTCTTCTGCCCCGGTTCCACACTGCGGATCCGGGTCGACAACACCCACCGGCTGGGATACGGCATGCCGGAGCGGGCCCTGGCCATGCACCGCGGCAGTCCCGTGTATTCAATCAACCCATCGCACTTCAACGACCGGTACGAGGTGGTTGCCGCCTATCCCGAGAAAGACGTGCTCGAGAGCGGGTGGCTGATCGGCGAGGAACACATCGCCGGCAAGCCCGCCATGATCAGCGTGCGCCACGGAGAAGGCCGCATCGTACTCTACGGGTTCCAGGTCAATTTCCGCAACCAGACCCACGGCACCTTCAAGCTGCTCTTCAACGCGTTGTACGGGAGCTGA
- a CDS encoding amidohydrolase yields the protein MPIVDFHNHVYPPRYVEEIRKGPSAYTVTDDEDGNPVLHSPGDYNILVPGHRLMDVRLEVMDAAGVDTHVITFTAPGTLIETPDRSAELSSRVNDLFAEIQQAHPDRLPALATLPLNKPEACAAELERAVGSLGLKGACVYSNANGVALSDPCFWPMYEIADDREMAVMIHPTFPLGVEAMKDYMLMPAVGFLMDTTLATASLLFSGVVERFPNIRWVLGHLGGAVPYLAERFDRCYEAFPQCRANLEHHPTVYLKNQFYYDTVNFDVDALHFALGFAGTGRILAGSDYPHQIGSMPKMIESINAMDLTEEDRTAILGGNAVRLLGL from the coding sequence ATGCCCATCGTCGATTTTCACAACCACGTCTATCCGCCCCGGTACGTCGAGGAGATCCGGAAGGGTCCCAGCGCGTACACCGTGACCGATGACGAAGACGGCAACCCGGTCCTGCACTCTCCCGGCGACTACAACATCCTGGTGCCCGGCCACCGGCTCATGGACGTGCGCCTGGAGGTCATGGACGCGGCCGGCGTAGACACGCACGTCATCACCTTCACGGCGCCCGGTACGCTCATCGAGACGCCGGACCGGTCCGCCGAACTCAGCAGCAGGGTCAATGATCTTTTCGCCGAGATTCAGCAGGCCCATCCGGACCGTCTGCCGGCCCTGGCCACGCTTCCGCTGAACAAGCCGGAGGCCTGCGCCGCCGAACTGGAACGGGCCGTCGGTTCGCTGGGCCTCAAAGGGGCGTGCGTGTACAGCAACGCCAACGGCGTGGCGCTCAGCGATCCGTGCTTCTGGCCCATGTACGAGATCGCGGACGATCGTGAAATGGCCGTCATGATCCACCCCACCTTCCCGCTGGGCGTGGAGGCCATGAAGGACTACATGCTCATGCCCGCCGTGGGATTCCTCATGGATACGACCCTGGCTACGGCCAGCTTGCTCTTCAGCGGCGTAGTGGAACGCTTTCCGAACATACGCTGGGTGCTGGGCCACCTGGGCGGCGCCGTGCCCTACCTCGCCGAGCGCTTCGACCGGTGCTACGAGGCCTTTCCGCAGTGCCGCGCCAACCTGGAGCACCATCCCACCGTCTACCTGAAGAACCAGTTCTACTACGACACGGTCAATTTCGACGTAGACGCGCTGCATTTCGCCCTGGGCTTCGCCGGCACCGGGCGGATCCTGGCCGGGAGCGACTATCCCCACCAGATCGGCAGCATGCCGAAGATGATCGAGAGCATCAACGCGATGGACCTGACCGAAGAAGACCGCACCGCTATCCTGGGAGGGAACGCCGTCCGCCTGCTGGGGTTGTGA
- a CDS encoding SDR family oxidoreductase, with translation MDLKIRGKRAIVTGASRGIGRCCALALAREGARVCVTARNRDLLDEVVREIESAGGEGHAVTADLTSLDGCRRVVLEAADAFGGIDILVNCAGAARGGDILELPTEQIDEGLALKAHGYLRMSQLVIPHMQENCWGRIVHIAGNAGTSPGRGNIPLSVANIAVLNSTRALSDAVSGDGILVNAICPGMTNTKRARDLQQVEADRQGRDVEDLLREAGERLPAGRIAEPEEIAAVATFLASEPCSYVFGTAVYMDGGERRGTP, from the coding sequence ATGGACCTGAAAATCCGCGGTAAAAGAGCGATCGTCACCGGCGCCAGCCGGGGCATAGGACGTTGCTGCGCGCTGGCTCTGGCCCGGGAGGGCGCCCGCGTGTGCGTCACGGCCCGAAACCGGGACCTGCTGGATGAGGTGGTCCGGGAAATCGAATCGGCGGGCGGTGAAGGGCACGCGGTCACCGCGGACCTGACCTCGCTGGACGGCTGCCGCAGGGTGGTCCTTGAAGCCGCCGACGCCTTCGGCGGTATCGACATCCTCGTCAATTGCGCCGGGGCGGCCCGGGGAGGCGACATCCTGGAGCTTCCCACGGAACAGATCGACGAGGGGTTGGCGCTCAAGGCTCACGGATACCTGCGGATGTCACAACTGGTGATCCCGCATATGCAGGAGAACTGTTGGGGCCGCATCGTCCATATCGCCGGCAACGCGGGAACGAGCCCCGGCCGCGGCAACATACCTCTGAGCGTGGCCAACATCGCCGTCCTCAACAGTACGCGGGCCCTGTCGGACGCGGTATCGGGAGACGGCATCCTGGTCAATGCCATATGTCCCGGAATGACGAACACCAAGCGGGCCCGGGACCTGCAGCAGGTGGAGGCCGACCGGCAGGGGCGCGACGTCGAAGACCTGCTTCGCGAAGCCGGCGAGCGGCTTCCCGCCGGCCGCATCGCGGAACCGGAGGAGATCGCTGCCGTGGCGACTTTCCTCGCGTCCGAACCCTGTTCGTATGTCTTCGGAACCGCCGTCTACATGGATGGAGGGGAGCGCCGGGGCACGCCTTGA
- a CDS encoding cupin, translating into MAENTSKSFAAHADGADWVKGLRPYFVYRDLGMKSATEGRVMAHVIRAAQSCDGPMGYHSHELEFQMNYLLKGWARIDLADVGEIEVTAGDAWYQAPGVAHELMEYSDDFEVIEITIPGDFPTIDETR; encoded by the coding sequence ATGGCTGAGAACACTTCCAAGTCTTTCGCGGCGCATGCGGACGGCGCGGACTGGGTCAAGGGGCTGCGTCCCTATTTCGTGTACCGCGACCTGGGCATGAAGTCCGCCACCGAAGGGCGTGTGATGGCCCACGTCATCCGGGCCGCCCAGTCCTGCGACGGCCCCATGGGCTATCATTCCCACGAACTCGAGTTCCAGATGAACTACCTGCTCAAGGGCTGGGCGCGCATCGACCTGGCGGACGTGGGCGAGATCGAGGTGACCGCGGGCGACGCGTGGTACCAGGCGCCCGGCGTCGCCCATGAGTTGATGGAGTACTCTGACGATTTCGAAGTCATCGAGATCACCATACCGGGTGACTTCCCGACCATCGACGAAACGCGTTAG
- a CDS encoding NAD(P)-dependent oxidoreductase — protein MNVGFIGLGNMGNPMAASLLRAGHALRVHDLEQDKAANLLEAGAAWASSPREAASGADAVLTSLPGPAAVEPVVLGEEGVFEGLARGTIYIDTSTGEPELIRRIAREGAARGIDVLDAPISGGVFGARDATLTVFVGGPQAVFDRYEPLLRGVGETVVRMGDTGSGVATKLVNNLMMFINFIGACEGMAIGARAGIDPRKLIEAIRPSMGQSRMMERCLTRFLDDQLLYSAVDLGVKDMHLGVELGRSQDVPLEIAPMVEDLLRRYQDRGNAQADLLEYVGDYLKRAGVDPSGKP, from the coding sequence ATGAACGTGGGATTCATCGGGCTGGGCAACATGGGCAACCCCATGGCCGCCAGCCTCCTGCGGGCCGGACACGCCCTGCGCGTCCACGACCTTGAACAGGACAAGGCCGCTAACCTGCTGGAGGCCGGGGCTGCCTGGGCTTCTTCCCCCCGCGAGGCGGCCTCGGGCGCCGACGCGGTCCTTACCTCGCTCCCCGGTCCCGCCGCGGTAGAGCCGGTCGTCCTGGGCGAGGAAGGCGTGTTCGAAGGGCTCGCGCGCGGAACCATCTATATCGACACCAGCACCGGCGAACCTGAACTCATCCGGCGCATCGCCCGGGAAGGCGCGGCACGGGGGATCGACGTGCTCGACGCGCCTATCAGCGGCGGTGTATTCGGCGCCAGGGACGCTACCCTGACCGTGTTTGTCGGTGGCCCGCAGGCGGTGTTCGACCGGTACGAACCCCTTCTGCGCGGCGTGGGCGAAACGGTCGTCCGCATGGGGGATACCGGCAGCGGCGTCGCGACCAAGCTGGTGAACAATCTCATGATGTTCATCAATTTCATCGGCGCCTGCGAAGGGATGGCCATCGGCGCGCGGGCGGGCATCGATCCGCGTAAGTTAATCGAAGCCATCCGGCCGAGCATGGGCCAGAGCCGGATGATGGAACGGTGCCTTACGCGCTTCCTGGACGACCAGTTACTGTATTCTGCCGTCGACCTGGGGGTAAAGGATATGCACCTGGGCGTAGAGCTCGGCAGGTCGCAAGACGTCCCGTTGGAAATTGCCCCGATGGTCGAGGACCTCCTGAGGCGTTACCAGGACCGGGGGAACGCACAGGCCGACCTCCTGGAGTACGTAGGAGACTACCTGAAGCGGGCGGGCGTCGACCCGTCCGGAAAACCGTGA
- the rpiA gene encoding ribose-5-phosphate isomerase RpiA, which yields MPSEDLTRDMKRTVGIEAARMVGPGNVVGLGTGSTAEFMIEELGRRVREERLDIVGIPTSFDASVLARGNGIPAGTLDDVDRVDIAVDGADEVDPAMNLIKGRGAAHLREKIVDGMAERFIVIVDESKLVERLGTKSPVPLEVLPMAVRPVMRAVEALGGEPVLRMAVHKDGPVITDQGNMVVDARFDGIDDPGEMERALNNVPGILENGLFVGLATEVLVGRISGEGNIEVERRTRARK from the coding sequence ATGCCATCCGAAGACCTCACCCGAGACATGAAGAGAACCGTCGGCATCGAGGCCGCCCGTATGGTCGGCCCGGGCAACGTGGTCGGGCTGGGCACCGGATCGACGGCGGAGTTTATGATCGAGGAGCTGGGTCGCCGCGTGCGGGAGGAGCGGCTGGACATCGTCGGCATCCCCACCTCCTTCGACGCGTCGGTGTTGGCCCGCGGGAACGGCATCCCGGCGGGCACGCTGGACGACGTGGACCGGGTCGACATCGCCGTGGACGGCGCGGACGAGGTCGATCCCGCGATGAACCTGATCAAGGGCCGGGGTGCCGCCCACCTGCGGGAAAAGATCGTGGACGGCATGGCCGAACGGTTCATCGTCATCGTGGACGAATCGAAACTGGTCGAACGGTTGGGTACGAAAAGCCCCGTGCCGCTGGAGGTCCTGCCCATGGCCGTCCGGCCCGTCATGCGCGCGGTCGAAGCCCTGGGCGGGGAACCCGTGCTCCGGATGGCGGTCCACAAGGACGGACCGGTCATCACGGACCAGGGGAACATGGTGGTGGACGCCCGTTTCGACGGGATCGACGACCCCGGTGAGATGGAACGCGCGCTCAATAACGTACCCGGCATCCTGGAGAACGGCCTCTTCGTCGGACTGGCGACCGAGGTCCTCGTCGGGAGGATATCCGGCGAAGGCAACATCGAAGTGGAAAGAAGAACACGAGCCCGTAAATGA
- a CDS encoding heme lyase CcmF/NrfE family subunit, translating into MNDIGYFSLLLAFMTAAYGGVTSVVGARARNPQMIASGAHGVLATFGLLTLSSIVLVYHLYTGNFQVEYVASYTSSTLPDFYRVTALWAGQKGSLLLWVWTLALFALVVHLTNRDRNQTLIPYVHAVMMSVVLFFIALLVFVADPFELLPFVPAEGRGLNPVLQMPLMIIHPPILYQGYVGTVVPFAFAMAALITGELGDTWIRTIRRWTLYAWFFLGFGLMLGGRWAYVELGWGGYWAWDPVENAALMPWLTITAFLHSVMIQEKKGMLKIWNFILIILTFGLVYFGTFLTRSGVVSSVHSFTTSGIGPLFLGFVVVSMVLSFGLLISRRRALKARSELDSFVSRESSFLLNNLALVGVCFAILWGTIFPVLSEAVSGEKITVSAPYFNQINVPLGIFLLFLTGAGPLFAWRKTSVQSLKRHFSIPIACFLAAAAILLAFGIRHVYAVLSFSMCAFVAGAIGLEFYRGARARRSTNEESWPAAFYRLVMSYKRRYGGYVVHIAIVLLFVGFTGSAFNREENFAVREGESFQIKNYTLDFDSLTETNMGEYVSYAGMLRLSVDGEPVVMMAPEKRLYPIQDQVTSEVSIWSTVNEDLYVVLAELNETLDVATFKVYINPLVNWVWIGTALLMLGTIILFLPDRFGRKPGTRERPA; encoded by the coding sequence ATGAACGATATCGGATACTTCAGCCTCCTGCTCGCCTTCATGACGGCGGCCTACGGCGGCGTGACCAGCGTAGTCGGCGCCCGGGCGCGGAACCCGCAGATGATCGCCAGCGGGGCCCACGGCGTCCTCGCCACCTTCGGCCTGCTGACCCTGTCGTCCATCGTGCTGGTATACCACCTGTACACGGGCAACTTCCAGGTGGAGTACGTCGCCTCCTACACCAGCAGCACCCTGCCCGATTTCTACCGCGTCACCGCGCTGTGGGCCGGACAGAAGGGCTCCCTGCTCCTGTGGGTATGGACCCTGGCCCTCTTCGCGCTGGTGGTGCACCTGACGAACCGGGACCGGAACCAGACGCTGATCCCCTATGTCCACGCGGTGATGATGTCGGTGGTCCTCTTCTTCATCGCCCTGCTCGTCTTCGTGGCCGATCCCTTCGAGCTGCTGCCCTTCGTGCCCGCCGAGGGCCGCGGCCTGAACCCGGTGCTGCAGATGCCGCTCATGATCATCCACCCGCCCATCCTCTACCAGGGCTACGTGGGGACCGTGGTCCCCTTCGCCTTCGCCATGGCCGCGCTGATCACAGGGGAACTGGGCGACACCTGGATACGCACGATCCGCCGATGGACCCTCTACGCCTGGTTCTTCCTCGGTTTCGGCCTGATGCTGGGCGGCCGGTGGGCCTACGTCGAGCTGGGATGGGGCGGCTACTGGGCCTGGGACCCGGTGGAAAACGCGGCGCTCATGCCCTGGCTGACCATCACGGCCTTTCTCCATTCCGTGATGATCCAGGAGAAGAAGGGCATGCTGAAGATCTGGAACTTCATCCTGATCATCCTGACCTTCGGCCTGGTCTACTTCGGCACCTTTCTCACGCGAAGCGGGGTCGTCTCATCGGTGCATTCCTTCACCACTTCGGGCATCGGCCCCTTGTTCCTGGGTTTCGTCGTCGTCTCGATGGTGTTGTCCTTCGGACTCCTGATCAGCCGGCGCCGCGCCCTGAAGGCCCGCAGCGAACTCGACTCCTTCGTCTCGAGGGAAAGCAGCTTCCTGCTGAACAACCTGGCCCTCGTCGGCGTGTGCTTCGCCATCCTGTGGGGGACCATATTCCCCGTGCTTTCCGAGGCGGTCAGCGGGGAAAAGATCACAGTGAGCGCGCCGTACTTCAACCAGATCAACGTGCCTTTGGGCATATTCCTGCTCTTCCTCACGGGCGCGGGTCCGCTCTTCGCCTGGCGAAAGACGTCCGTGCAGAGCCTGAAGCGGCATTTCTCCATACCCATAGCCTGCTTCCTCGCCGCCGCCGCCATCCTGCTCGCCTTCGGCATCCGGCACGTCTACGCCGTGCTTTCCTTCAGCATGTGCGCCTTCGTGGCCGGCGCCATCGGTCTGGAGTTCTACCGCGGAGCCCGCGCGCGCCGGTCGACGAACGAAGAATCCTGGCCCGCGGCCTTCTACCGCCTGGTCATGAGCTACAAGCGCCGGTACGGCGGGTACGTCGTCCACATCGCCATCGTGCTCCTCTTCGTGGGCTTCACGGGGTCGGCATTCAACCGGGAGGAGAATTTCGCGGTCCGGGAGGGCGAGTCGTTCCAGATCAAGAACTACACGCTGGACTTCGATTCCCTCACCGAGACCAACATGGGCGAGTACGTGTCCTACGCCGGCATGCTCCGCCTTTCCGTGGACGGCGAGCCCGTCGTGATGATGGCCCCGGAGAAGCGTCTCTACCCCATACAGGACCAGGTGACTTCGGAAGTTTCCATCTGGTCGACGGTGAATGAGGACCTGTACGTCGTCCTGGCGGAACTGAACGAAACGCTTGACGTAGCTACATTTAAGGTCTACATTAATCCATTAGTAAACTGGGTCTGGATCGGTACGGCGCTGCTTATGCTGGGGACGATCATCCTCTTCCTGCCGGATCGATTCGGACGTAAACCAGGCACACGCGAGCGGCCCGCATAG